Proteins found in one Quercus robur chromosome 2, dhQueRobu3.1, whole genome shotgun sequence genomic segment:
- the LOC126715815 gene encoding histone H4, with amino-acid sequence MSGRGKGGKGLGKGGAKRHRKVLRDNIQGITKPAIRRLARRGGVKRISGLIYEETRGVLKIFLENVIRDAVTYTEHARRKTVTAMDVVYALKRQGRTLYGFGG; translated from the coding sequence atgtCAGGAAGAGGAAAAGGAGGCAAGGGTTTGGGAAAGGGAGGAGCGAAACGGCACCGTAAGGTTCTGAGGGATAACATCCAGGGAATTACCAAGCCTGCCATTCGGCGTTTGGCCAGGCGTGGCGGTGTCAAGCGTATCAGCGGGCTCATCTACGAGGAGACACGTGGCGTCCTCAAGATCTTCTTGGAGAACGTGATTCGCGATGCTGTGACCTACACCGAGCACGCTCGCCGCAAGACTGTTACTGCCATGGATGTTGTTTACGCTTTGAAGAGGCAGGGCAGGACTCTCTATGGTTTTGGAGGTTAA